The DNA window CTTCCTGATATAGTGATGACATTATAAAAATGATCAATATAATAAATAATAGAATATTAATAAATATACAGTAAAGATAAAAGAAGAGCGCAAGTTGGTGTGCACAGGAAATACATTTTTTTTGTGCATGTCGATTATTTCAAGTTGCGTCAtttttcaaattcaatatatgcTCTATGCTTACAAACACATATTAAAATGCAGACTTAGGATATGCTAAAATCAAACATACATATATTCTTCGAAACAAACAGGGAGCATGCATAACTCTTTGTTTATTATGCTGGCTGTTAGCTAAAATATGTGAAAAGAAAAAcaatttagatagtttttttttctgagCAGAACAATTTAGATAGCTGATAGTATACTTGCACGTAATGGGCTGACCGTGTTTTGTGCTTGCTTGTTGCACTTGGGCTGCAGGCTTGTTGGTTTTGGGCCCATGGACTAAAAAACGTGAAGGAGAGAGAACGCTGGTGCCTGGCAGCGCCACCGGGTCATCGGCAGTAGCTCGCATGAGCTTCATTTCAACCTAACAGTGATTCCGGCCACCGTTCCAGATATGGAGATACTCATTTAGGCCTTTATTTGGTTCCACTCGTTTAGTTTAAATTCTATCTCAATTCACTCCAACACACGAATTAGCCTGATGACCTTACGACCGCCGTTGTACGTGCTCTTAGTGTGATCAAAAGTGAACAGAGAAATTAAGGGCGTCAAATGCCATATTCATCATCCTTAGATTGTCTCCAATGGCATGACCCAAACGTAAAATGCGCCATGCACAGTGTTTTGTGTACCCAAAGCCACCCTCCAACGGAAGGCCGAAACCAGATACCAATTCTAGGTACTCGGCGAGTCGGAAGGTAATTCTGCGTCTTCGAAGAGAGACGACGCAAACATGTAGTGGTGGGCCCTTAGGAGCCGTCGGGGCAGGGCGTGGCCGGCTCGACTCAGCGAGGCGGGTCCGCGGCGGAGCGCGGCCGCTGGGGTGAGGCGGATTCGGGGAGGAGTGGAGTGGAGGATGCGGGCCGCCGCGGGAGGAGTTGACGAAGGAGAGAGCGCCAGGGGTCCGCCGCCCCGCACGAGCTCAGGGGAGTCGCCGCCACGCGCGAGCTTGGGGAGCTGCCGTCGCTTGGATCTGGGGGGCCACCGCCGCGCGCCTGGATCTCGCCGGCTGCGGGTCAAGAGCTCGCCGGCTGGGCCTCTGCTCGGCGGGAAGGGAGGGAGAGGCTCGGCACTTGGCGGCGAAggaggcgggcgggcggcggcgcatGCAGGGAGGCGCGGGATCTGCGGCCGGCGGGATTTGGGGCTTGCTGCTCGGAGCCTCTGTTGGAGAGGTCAAGTTATGGGTATGTAACTCTTTTACTGTGCGTTACCTAAATTGTGAAATAGGTCTCAGGTTTAGGTTCACGCTGTTGGAGTCAGTCTTAGCTTTCTTTATCGCTCCAGCCCCTCTCTAAATTTGGAGTAGCATTCCTTCCTCAATTCCAATTTTCTATTCTATTCCTCCATACAATCTTCTCCAAACTTGAAACCTCCCTCCCCCTCTTCATCGAGGTCATATAATTCAATTGTATTCTTTTTTTAAGAAACAAATAGTATTCGAATCATGCTATTTCTATGGAATTTGGAATGTTTTGCTAACACGGTTGCAAAACTTTGGTACTATGCCAGGTAATTTTCACCTTTTTCTCGTTATACATACAAAGAGGACAAATGATGTCCGTTTCCTCGTTACACGAACGGAACACGACACGAGCAAGCTCTCTCTAACAATTGCATAGGTAGCCTCGTCAAGAGGACGTAGTCAAAGACGTACTCAATGGTGTCGAGTTTTGACAGGCCGAATGCTTTGCTGTCTGGCCATAGTGAAAGACGCAAGCTAGCTGAAGTTTTCATCTCTGTTAATGGAACAGCACAGGCTAGCTTAATTTGGAGCTTCATCAGAGGTGACACTAACTTGCACGAACTCCGAACTCTGAATGGTTGCTAGTATGTCTACGCATCACATCAACCGCAGCTCAAACGCAATTGACAAAACAGTCAATGGCCGATCATATCATATAAGAATCTTTCGACGCTGCCCTTCTTGACTTATTTTGAGGTCCTGAGGCTTGAAACGTCTTGAGCTTGGAGTGGGCGTCGTGAGCCTACAATCGACGGTACGGTACGGCTCAAGGTGTGCTTGTCTGGTGATGTCAGAATTGCCAGAGAAGTCCAACCAGTCTTTACATAGCAATTTGATCCGCTTCCAATTCCGTCTGAATTGGAATCTAAAGCCACCTATGATTTTCATCACATATTTGTCATCATCTTGTCCTAGCAGGAAGTTTTTACTCGAATATTTCGTCAGCATGTTCATTTTCCTCACCTGCAGTATTTTCACTGTTTAATCCTAATACTATTGGTCATGATTCTAAGCAACTCTCAGAAGGAAATGGAATAGAGATGGTCCTGGCAAGGACACTCTGTCTCCACTCTCTAGCCCTCTCTACTTACTTGCAAAACGTCGTATTCTCCGGGATGCGCATGACTCCAACTAATGAAATCACACATTGATCTCATACAGATACAGTACGCGATCGCCAAAGATCTCGCTTTCGAGCCATGTTATCGTCCGGCCACGTATTCTACTTCTGATAGCAGTGGACCCAAGACTGCATACTTTTCGACGCCGTTTGAGCTACCTGACAATTAGGTCCAAGCTTCCACGAAAAcactaagggtgtgtttagttcgcaaAATGAAAAAATTTTAGGTGTCACATCGATGTATCGGAAGGATGTTGGGAGGGGTttttgaatactaataaaaaaacaaattacagaacccaacAGGAAACTGcaagacgaatctaatgatactaactaatcggtcattagcacatgtgggttactgtagcacttaaggcgtttcatggactaattaggcttaaaagattcgtctcgcgattttgccgagaactgtgcaattagttttttttttcgtctacatttagtactccatacatgtgccgcaagattcgatgtaacacTTTGGGATGAAAATTTTTCGAAACTAAACAGGACCTAACAAAACATCCTGACATAAGTAGTGCCACCTGTGGGTGCGTATATTCAACCTTGGATGGCCCCATTAGTCTTAACCAAATGGCATGACATTGTTGTTCTCTGCCCTCTTGAGCAGGCGACCATGACCTTTGCAGCTCCCCTCTCCCCAAGATTCATGCACAATGCTGAATGCACATCGAGCTCGAGGTACTGTGCTTGTTTGTTTGGCAGCTTGGCAACCTCTATCGCATCAAAATACAATCTTTTTTAGTTAGTTGTCATATTCTACTGGTATATATGTTGCTGCTCGTTCTCAACAAACTGACCTAATATTCAGACATTTCCAGCTGTATCTTTAACATTAATCCAAATTTAAAGAATTGAGAAATAAGGTTGCAGGGTCAAATGCGCACATGGAGGAACAGTTATCGCAGTGCGGCGGTCTAATTTTGATTCTGATCACATAACTTTTCTGAACAAAGCCAGTCAGGCAGGCTCAGCACAGACGAGCTGCAGCTGCCTGCAGATCTGAGATTGAATATCTAGCCGGAGAAGTCTGGCTCATTCACACCTGGATTAAAAAACGTTTCTTTTCGCAAAAAGAAGGAACACTTGTAGTATGATTGTATGCTACAGCTGGCTCGTGATTAGGACCAAAGTGATGGACATGTTGTTCAGACACCTCCCATTGAATGGGTCCATTAGCCTCCCGATGAAGGCAAGGTAACCGGCAGATTATATAATGTCAAAGCTTGAACACAGACAAAGAAACAAGGACGGCACAGCTCAGCGTGGAATTATGCGATTATTTCTGATCGAATCAGGATTcatgaatatattttacacaggtGTGGTGTTGTTTTTGTTAGTCACCAGACGGTGGTGGAAGCCGGCGGCGAGGTCACGAGCGGCGGCGAACATGACTGACGCGAGAACACTTGGACGGAAGGTTTTGGTGCTGCCAGAGAAGCGCAGCGTTTTCTGCTCTTAGCCTTCGTCGGCATGTCCGCCAGCTGCTCTGTTGTCCCGATGGACTCAAGTCGCACCCGGTCCTCCTCGACGCACTCTCTGATGTGTGTTTGCTGCGGTCGTGAAACACCGGGTTCTTGATCAGTGCAATGGCGGACTGATTGTCGATCTTCAGTGTGGTTGCGCTGGTCTTCTCGCTCTTGAGCTCTGCAAGAAGCCGCGCTAGCCAGGTTGCTTGACAGGCTAATATATTCAGCCTCGCAAGAGGACAAAGCCACAACTCTCTATTTCTGAGATTGTCAAGTGATAAGAttgttgccgaggaagaagaagactccAGTAGTGCTCTTCCGTGTGTCAACATCGCCGGCCAGATCACTGTCACAGTAGCCGATGAGCTGTGCCTGCTTCTTCCGAGTATAATGGCAACCAAAATGCAGGGTACCGGCAACATACCTCAACACTCGTTTCACAGCTGCCATATGCTCTGTTGTCGGTGCTTCCATAAACCGACTGATGTAGCCGACTGAATACGCCAGGTCTGGTCTTGAATTAACCAGATATCGCAGGGAGCCCACGATGCTTCTATAGAATGTAGGATCAACAGCAGTAACAGTGCTCACCTTGCTCAATTTCAGTCGTGGCTCCATTGGAACTTGACTTGGATTACACCCGGCCATGCCTGCATTCTCCAATATCTTAGCTGCATAGGCACTCTGACTTACAGTAATGCCCCGTCTCTGTCTGTGCCACCTCAAGCCCGAGATAGTAGTGGAGAAGGCCCATGTCACTCATCTTGAATGTTGCCTGCATTTCTGCCTTGAACACGTCGATGTCAGCTTGGTTCCCTCCAGTGATCACAAGATCATCCACGTAAACACCCACGACAAGACGGCGACAACGTTCGCCGCGGAGTTAGACAGCATGCTCAGAAGAACTCCTCTGGAAGCCGAGGTTGATCAGAGACTCATCCAGCTTGGAGTACCAGGCACGCGGGGCTTGACGGAGTCCATAGAGAGCTTTGACGAGGTGGAGTACCTTGCGTTCGTGTCTCTTGAGCACAAAACCTGGGGGCTGCTCAACGTACACCTCTTCCTAGAGAACGCCATTCAGGAAcgcggacttgacgtccatgtgatgcacCGCCCAACCTTCAGAGGCGGCATGGGCGAGCAACAATCGGACGGACTCAAGTCGTGCGACCGGAGCGAAGACTTCATCGAAATCAACTCCTTGGCGCTGGACATATCCTTTGGCGACGAGCCGGGCCTTGTGCTTGGTGATGACCCCGGCTGCGTCCTTCTTGGTCTTATAGACCCACTTGAGGCCGATCGGCCTCGTGTGCGGCGGCGGCTCGACCAGCTCCCCGGTGACGCTCACCTCGATGGACGTCATCTCGTCCAGCATTGCGTGGCGCCAGTACTCATGGTGCAGCGCCTCCTCGAACTACGTCGGCTCAGCGTCGCTCGCTAGCAGTAGTCGCTCCTCTAGGTCCCGTTCAGCGAGCCCGAGCGACGTAGCCTACCCAAGCACGTTGTCGACGTGGTGGAACTGGACTGGCGCGTCATCGTCGTGGTTGTTGTCCAGCTGCTCGCTGGCTCCAGCACTTggtggtgaggcgaactcgatgcCTTGGTGTGCCTGTGGGCTCGGTGTCGTGGACGTAGAGCCGGCTGCAGGTGAGCTCGCCATTGACCATGTCATGGCCGGTGGCGGCGAGGATGTTGACCATGCTGGTGAGGACAAACTCGGCGCAGAGGCGATGCCGGTGTACGCATCGTCGTTGTACTGGTGGTGGTGATCACGGCGGGCTCCACTGGTGCGGGCTCCTCAACGATGAAGTCTGTGGGCTCGCTGTCGTGCTCAGCGGGCCATGCCCACTGTGCAACCTCATCGAAGATGACATCGCGGCTGATGTGGACGCGCCCGGCTCGTACCCGACGAAGATCATGCGGCGGCTGCTATCATCTAGCTTCTTCGGGTTTGGCGTGGTCACCTTGACGTGGGCGACGCACCCGAACATGCGGAGGTGATGTACTCCCGGCGGCTCCCGGTCCACAGCTCGTACGAGGTCTTTCCACCGATGCTCTTGGATGACGACTGGTTCAGCAGGTACACGGCCGTCATCACAGCTTCTCCCCAGAACACGCCAGGAAGAGATTTTGCCTTCAGCATGCTCCGCGCCGTGCCGACAACAGTCTGGTTGCGGCGCTCCACGACGCCATTATGTTGTGGCATGTACGGCGCCGTGAGCTCGCGTCGCACGCCGAGCTGGGCGCAGTACTCGATGAAATCCGCTGCAGCGAACTCTCCTCCACAATCTGTGTAGAGGGCCAGCATCTTCTTGCTGGACTTGCGCTCTACTGTCGCTTGGATGCGCCTGATTGTCGTCGCGGTGGCATCCTTGGAAGGTAGCAAGGAGATCCACATGAACCGGGAAAAATCATCAACGAGCAGGAGAAAATACCGGTTGCCACTAGGAGTTGTCGGCGAGATTGGACCACACATGTCTCCGTGTAGTAGTTGGAGCACCTCAGTCGAACGCCTGAGCGCCTTTTGTGGGAACGGCGCTCGACGTTGCTTGCCGGCGAGGCAAGCCTCGCAAACCTGCTCCACCTGATTGAGAAGGGGCAGGCCGTGGACCAGCTCTTCACGCGCCATCTTGCGTAGCGCAGCGAAGTGGATGTTGATGAACCGAGCATGCCATGTCCAGGCATCGTCATCGGTGGTGACGTCGATGGTGATGTCGAGCACGTACAGCTGGCCTGGGCTTCAAGCAATCTTCGCGAGCAGACGCCTCTCCTCATCCCGAATGCGCATCACACCGTGCTCCACCAGCACCTAGTACCCGCCTTCGTCAAGTTGGCCGACGGAGATGATATTGGCGGTGAGGCGTGGAAGATAGTAGACGTTTGGGAGCGACCAGTGCTCGCCATTCTTGCAGGAGAAGAGCACGGTGTCGCTCCCTTTGATCTGCGCGACGGAGCCATCTCCGAATCGCACGGTGCCGGTGATGCCGGTGTCGAGGTCGGCGAACGCGGCGCGCGATCCCGTCATATGGTTGGACGCGCCAGTGTCCAGGATCTAGCGCTTCGGATCCCGGTTCTCCGCGGCGTCGAAGGTGGCATGGACTTTCTGCTCGACGAGGTGGAGAGCTGCAACATCCTGAGTTGCCGGTGGCGGCTGCGCGGGAGCTAGGGCCTGCGGCGGTTGCACCGATGTGTGCTGTGGCGACGACTTATGCTCGACGTGGTGGACGGCGGCGCTTTCGTGGGTCGCCGGGGTTGTACAAAGGGGAATGAACTATCCTGCTCATGGATCGAACTGATGGCCAGCATGAGTGTGGCCTCGTCGTCCTGGGCCACATGGGCATGCTCCTCCTTTTTGCTGCGGCATTCACGGGCCCACTGGCCTTTCTTCCTGCAGTGCTTGCAAGGATCATCTGGTCTCAGACGTCCTGAGTTGGAACCGGACCTTCCATCACCATTGCCACCGGTGCCGCGTCCACGGCCCCTGCCACGACGCTTGCCACggccgccggagccggagccacCATGGCTGGACTCCTGACCCTTCTGCTTGTAGCGCTCAATCCACTGCTCCTCAGTGAGCAACAGCTTCCCGGTAGCTGTCTGCGGCGCAGGTGGCTCGACGTCGTCAGTCGCCTTCAACCTCCCAGTGACCTCCTCAATTGACAACTGTGAGATATCGAGGAGGGTTTCAATGGAGATTACCAACTGCTTGTAGCGTGGGCGCACGGCGGGGAGGTACTTGGCCACCACTTTCTCTTCGGGCTCGGGATCACCAAGCGTTGCCAGTCGCTGCACAATCCCGGTCAGGCACACGGCGAAATCTTCGATGGGCTTGCCGTCGTGGAGCGCGATGGCTTCTTACTCCACCCGCAGGTTCTGTGTCGTTGCCTGCCGCACCCGGTCGTCGCCGATGCGGAGGGTCTTGATGGCCTCCCAGGCTTCCTTGGCAGTTGCCTTGGTCGCAAGCGCGGGCACCATCTCCGCCGGGACAAACGCTGTAGATCGCGTTGAGCGCGCTACGGTCGTCGTCAAACTCGACATCATCGTACTCGACGGCGTCCCAGAGGTGACGCACCTGCATCTTCAGCTTCATGCGGAGCGACCACTCGTTGTAGTTCGTCCTTGTCAGCTGCGGCCAGTTGCCGGAGCTGCTGCCGTCCCGGATGATGCGCTCGATGACAACCGCCCCCGGACGGCGTGCGTCGTGGGTGCGCGAACGGCATGCGTCACGCGTGCGTGAATGACGAGGAGGGGAGCGGCTCGGAGAAGGCGTGTGCGATGGCGTCTTGGAGCCGGAACCGCTGCTACCGTCGTTCTTCTTGGAGCCGTCGACCTTCCCGGCTGGTGAACGACCACGGGTTCTCGGTGGAGACGCCATGGCGACAGCGAGGTCCCTCGAAAGCTAGCTCCAGTACCAATTGTTAGTCACCAGACGGCGGTGGAAGCCGGCGGCGAGGTCACGAGCGGCGGCGAACACGAAACTCAACTGACGCGAGAACACTTGGACACGGAAGGTTTTGGTGCTGCAAGAGAAGTGCAGCGTTTTCTGCTCTTAGCTTTCATATTTATTGGAAAGTATAGTAGAGCATCCCGATCACAGCGCGCACGTCGTGGGAGTTCAGCGCGTCCATCCCCACGCTCCGCAACACCGGGCATGCCTGCATGCCCAGGCTCGTGGGCCAGCGAGTCTTGCGCCACGGCCTCCTACGCGCACGGCAGCCACAACGGGCACTCGCGCGTATGCATCAACTGAAAACAGAAACATGCAGTCCTATCTAACATGCACAAGATTACTAACAGTTTTACATGAGCAAAAATTAAGGCGAGAATCAAGGATCCGTGTGAGTAGAGTACAACATCAGACAATGACTGGTGACCTGGGCCCCCTCTCCTTTCCTGCACATATCTCAGCAAATTTTTCGAACAAGATTTGAATTCACTACTCTGTCTGTGTGCTTCTGTCTGACGAATGAATGATCATCGTGACGCCACGATCCGATGCAGAGTGAAGGCATCTTGATTTAGATGCTTCTGTGTTCGTCGGCGTTGCCACGATTCCTGTATGTCGAGCAGATGGCCTGCGTTGGTCGGAAATGGAATGGGTTTCTTTCATCCTCGTCTTGTACCAAGTTTGTTCGCAAGATTGATGGTGGCCATTGATCAGCTGCAGAGCCTGACGGTGCACGCCACCGCCTGCGCCCAGTACTTGAGCCTCGCCTTCACCTCGTCCGGGCTGTCACCTAAAGCATGGCATACAACAACACATGAGCTCGATTGCCATCAAGTAGAGTCACTAAACGATTTTCCGCTAAGATTTCTACGTTGTCCAACAGATTTGCTATGTCCCCATCACGAATCAAGAACAACAAGCAGAGGTCGAAACAGTTGGAGCTTACCAGGGCTAGAGATCTTCCAGTTGGTGGCGACGGGCTGCGCTGGCGAGGCCGGAGCCAGCGCCGGCGCCTCCTCCGCCTTGCTGAGCTGCTGGTGCTCGTCCAAGAAGCGCTGGCTCATGGAGTAGCAGAGCTCGAGCGCCGGCAGCGTGCCGCAGAGCTCGGGGATCTCATGGTAGCTGAAGCCGAAGCCCAGATCCACGCAGCCCTTGAGCTCCTCCAGATCGTCGTCGGTCAGGCTCCGCGCCCTCTCCATCCCGCCGCCGCTCTCCCCTGACGCGGCAGAGGCGGCGTCCGGGGACCCCTCCTCGCCGGCGACCACCACCACGGGCCTCGACGCCCGCCGCGGCCACGCCTCCCGTTCCCGttcccgctgctgctgctgcaacccGCGCCAGACGTCCtccgcctcggcctcggcctcctgctcctcctcctcctctcctgcgCCGCTGTTCTTGGCACGGAGGCGCTGGGCGCGGCGTCGCGCGCgctggcgccgccgccgaggcggCGCGGGCGGCGTCGACGGCTGCTGCGCGGGCGACGAGGCGGTGGTCGCCGTGTCGACGGGCTCGTCCCGGTCGGAGTCCGAGCTCCACATCGTCGCGGCGGCTGCTTTCACCCTCCGCGTCTCTCTCCGGAACGCGGTGTGCAGGTGGctcctcgtctctctctctcttgctctgcTTGGTTGGACGCTCggtgggagagagagggggtataaatacgAGGGCGTGTTGCAAGAGAGAGAGGGACTGGTGGGTGCCGGGTGGGGCCCGCCTGTATGAAC is part of the Miscanthus floridulus cultivar M001 chromosome 9, ASM1932011v1, whole genome shotgun sequence genome and encodes:
- the LOC136482119 gene encoding uncharacterized protein, whose product is MWSSDSDRDEPVDTATTASSPAQQPSTPPAPPRRRRQRARRRAQRLRAKNSGAGEEEEEQEAEAEAEDVWRGLQQQQREREREAWPRRASRPVVVVAGEEGSPDAASAASGESGGGMERARSLTDDDLEELKGCVDLGFGFSYHEIPELCGTLPALELCYSMSQRFLDEHQQLSKAEEAPALAPASPAQPVATNWKISSPGDSPDEVKARLKYWAQAVACTVRLCS